One Pseudomonas sp. MH9.2 DNA segment encodes these proteins:
- a CDS encoding SurA N-terminal domain-containing protein, with translation MLQNIRDNSQGWIAKTIIGVIVALMALTGFDAIFRATSTSQDAAKVNGEEITTNELSQAVDMQRRQLIQQLGKDFDPALLDDKMLHDAALKGLVDRKLLLQGAADSKFAFSEAALDQQILQTPEFQVDGKFSADRFDQVIRQLGFSRLQFRQMLTQEMLIGQLRAGLAGSAFVTDAQVDAFARLEKQTRDFATLTFKADTAAAKVTDDEVKAHYDEHAKEFMSPEQVVLDYIELKKSSFFDQVEVKDADLQAAYQKEIGNLAEQRRAAHILIEVNDKLNEAQAKAKVEEIQQRLTKGEDFAALAKEFSQDPGSSSKGGDLGYAGKGVYDPAFEKALYDLKKDQVSGPVRSDYGWHLIKLLGVEAPSVPSFASLKDKLTHELKSQQVEQRFVDVTKQLEDSAFEASDLVQPAQELKLKVQTTAPFGREGGEGLTSNRAVIQAAFSPEVLEEGSNSAPLELDPETVVVVRMKEHRQPEQLPLESVASSIRAQLIKNHATEAVKTKGAELVAGLRDGKIALAAKQNGQSWKVLEAVTRSQEGIDPVVLQALFRMPKPQGKDKPSYTSLTLADGSFVVVRLNGVNEAAAPTADEKAQYRRFLASRAGQQDFAAYRAQLQSKAKITRY, from the coding sequence ATGCTGCAAAATATCAGGGACAATTCCCAAGGCTGGATTGCCAAGACGATCATTGGGGTCATCGTGGCATTGATGGCCTTGACCGGTTTTGACGCCATTTTCAGGGCCACCAGCACGAGTCAGGATGCTGCCAAGGTCAATGGTGAAGAAATCACGACAAACGAGCTGAGTCAGGCGGTCGATATGCAACGCCGTCAGCTTATTCAGCAGTTGGGCAAGGATTTCGATCCTGCGCTGCTGGATGACAAAATGTTGCACGACGCAGCCTTGAAAGGGCTGGTTGATCGCAAGTTGTTGCTGCAAGGTGCAGCCGATTCGAAATTTGCTTTCTCCGAAGCGGCTCTGGATCAGCAGATTTTGCAGACACCTGAATTTCAGGTAGACGGCAAATTCAGCGCTGACCGTTTCGATCAGGTGATTCGTCAACTGGGCTTCAGCCGTTTGCAATTCCGCCAAATGCTGACTCAGGAAATGCTCATTGGTCAGTTGCGTGCCGGTTTGGCAGGTAGCGCTTTCGTGACCGATGCTCAGGTTGATGCGTTCGCTCGTCTGGAAAAACAGACTCGCGATTTCGCCACGCTGACATTCAAAGCGGACACTGCGGCCGCGAAAGTGACCGACGATGAAGTCAAAGCGCATTACGACGAACACGCCAAAGAGTTCATGAGCCCGGAGCAGGTCGTACTCGACTACATCGAATTGAAGAAGTCTTCTTTCTTTGATCAGGTTGAAGTCAAAGACGCCGATTTGCAGGCGGCTTATCAGAAAGAAATCGGCAACCTTGCCGAGCAGCGTCGTGCTGCGCACATTCTGATCGAAGTGAATGACAAACTGAACGAAGCTCAGGCCAAAGCGAAGGTTGAAGAGATTCAACAGCGCTTGACCAAAGGTGAGGATTTCGCGGCCCTGGCCAAGGAGTTTTCCCAGGACCCGGGTTCGTCCAGCAAAGGCGGTGACCTGGGTTACGCGGGCAAGGGTGTCTATGATCCGGCTTTCGAAAAGGCGCTGTATGACCTGAAGAAAGATCAGGTCTCGGGTCCGGTACGCAGCGACTACGGTTGGCACTTGATCAAGTTGTTGGGCGTTGAAGCACCGTCGGTGCCGAGCTTCGCCAGCTTGAAAGACAAGCTCACCCACGAATTGAAAAGCCAGCAGGTCGAGCAGCGTTTCGTTGACGTGACCAAGCAGCTTGAAGATTCGGCGTTCGAAGCGTCCGATCTGGTGCAGCCAGCTCAAGAACTGAAACTGAAAGTGCAAACCACTGCGCCATTTGGTCGTGAGGGCGGTGAAGGCCTGACCTCCAACCGTGCAGTGATCCAGGCCGCGTTCAGCCCGGAAGTGCTTGAAGAAGGCTCCAACAGTGCTCCGCTGGAACTTGATCCGGAAACGGTTGTGGTCGTACGGATGAAGGAACACCGTCAGCCAGAGCAGCTGCCACTTGAAAGCGTTGCCAGCAGCATTCGTGCGCAGCTGATCAAGAATCACGCCACCGAAGCGGTCAAGACCAAAGGTGCCGAGCTGGTTGCAGGTCTGCGCGATGGCAAGATCGCTCTCGCTGCGAAGCAGAACGGTCAAAGCTGGAAAGTCCTGGAAGCGGTCACCCGCAGTCAGGAAGGCATCGATCCGGTGGTTCTGCAGGCGTTGTTCCGCATGCCCAAGCCTCAAGGCAAGGACAAGCCGTCCTACACCAGCCTGACGTTGGCTGATGGCAGCTTCGTGGTGGTGCGCCTTAATGGTGTCAACGAAGCCGCAGCACCGACAGCCGATGAGAAGGCCCAGTACCGTCGCTTCCTCGCCTCGCGTGCCGGTCAGCAGGATTTCGCTGCTTACCGCGCACAGCTGCAAAGCAAAGCGAAGATCACCCGTTACTGA
- the fabI gene encoding enoyl-ACP reductase FabI, whose protein sequence is MGFLAGKRVLIVGVASKLSIASGIAAAMHREGAELAFTYQNDKLKGRVEEFAAGWGSGPELCFPCDVASDEEIAKVFEELGKKWDGLDVIVHSVGFAPGDQLDGDFTQATTREGFRISHDISAYSFVALAKAGREMMKGRNGSLLTLSYLGAERTMPNYNVMGMAKASLEAGVRYLAGSLGPEGTRVNAVSAGPIRTLAASGIKNFRKMLAANEAQTPLRRNVTIDEVGNAGAFLCSDLASGISGEIMYVDGGFNTTAMGNLEE, encoded by the coding sequence ATGGGTTTTCTCGCCGGTAAGCGCGTCCTGATCGTCGGTGTCGCTAGCAAACTGTCCATCGCATCCGGCATCGCTGCCGCCATGCATCGCGAGGGCGCAGAGCTGGCCTTCACGTATCAGAACGACAAACTGAAAGGTCGTGTCGAAGAGTTCGCAGCAGGTTGGGGCTCAGGCCCGGAACTGTGCTTCCCTTGCGACGTGGCCAGCGACGAAGAGATCGCCAAGGTCTTCGAAGAACTGGGCAAGAAGTGGGATGGCCTGGACGTGATCGTTCACTCGGTTGGCTTCGCCCCTGGCGACCAGCTTGACGGTGACTTCACCCAAGCGACAACACGCGAAGGTTTCCGCATCTCTCACGACATCAGCGCCTACAGCTTCGTCGCATTGGCCAAGGCCGGTCGCGAAATGATGAAAGGCCGCAACGGCAGCCTGCTGACCCTGTCCTACCTGGGTGCAGAGCGCACCATGCCTAACTACAACGTGATGGGCATGGCCAAGGCCAGCCTGGAAGCCGGTGTACGTTACCTGGCCGGTAGCCTTGGCCCGGAAGGCACACGAGTGAACGCAGTATCGGCTGGCCCGATCCGCACCCTCGCCGCCTCCGGCATCAAGAACTTCCGCAAAATGCTCGCTGCCAACGAAGCGCAAACACCGCTGCGTCGCAACGTGACCATCGATGAAGTCGGCAACGCCGGCGCGTTCCTGTGCTCGGACCTCGCGTCCGGCATCAGCGGCGAGATCATGTACGTCGACGGCGGCTTCAACACCACCGCGATGGGCAACCTCGAAGAGTAA
- a CDS encoding ABC transporter ATP-binding protein has translation MNKDNLIEVRDLAVEFVTGEQVHRVVEGISFDIRRGETLALVGESGSGKSVIAHSFLRLLPYPLARHPSGTIYYAGHDLLTLSEKRLRAIRGNRIAMVFQEPMTSLNPLQSIEKQINEVLGLHKGLQGKEATLRTLELLELVGITEPEKRLKALPHELSGGQRQRVMIAMALANEPELLIADEPTTALDVTVQLKILKLLTELQARLGMALLLISHDLNLVRRIAHRVCVMQHGRIVEQASCEELFRSPQHPYTQELLGAEPSGGPVDNVAGAPLLEVDDLRVWFPIKKGLFKKTVDHVKAVDGITFSLPQGHTLGIVGESGSGKSTLGLAILRLIGSKGAIRFQGKTLDCLTQKEIRPLRRQMQVVFQDPFGSLSPRMCVGEIVGEGLRIHGMGTEAEQELAIIEALKEVGLDPETRYRYPHEFSGGQRQRIAIARALVLKPALIVLDEPTSALDRTVQRQVVELLRSLQKKYNLTYLFISHDLAVVKALSHQLMVVKQGKVVEQGAARSIFAAPQHTYTQQLLEAAFLAPVAVD, from the coding sequence ATGAACAAGGACAATTTGATCGAAGTCCGCGATCTCGCCGTCGAGTTCGTTACCGGCGAGCAGGTCCATCGCGTGGTCGAAGGCATCAGCTTCGATATCCGCCGGGGCGAAACCCTGGCGCTGGTCGGCGAAAGCGGTTCTGGCAAATCAGTCATCGCGCACTCGTTTCTGCGCCTGCTGCCCTACCCGCTGGCGCGCCATCCCAGCGGGACCATCTACTACGCCGGGCACGACCTGCTGACGCTGAGCGAAAAAAGGTTGCGCGCGATCCGTGGCAACCGGATCGCCATGGTTTTCCAGGAGCCGATGACCTCACTTAACCCGCTGCAGTCCATTGAGAAGCAAATCAATGAAGTCCTCGGTCTGCATAAAGGCTTGCAGGGCAAGGAGGCCACCCTGCGCACACTGGAGCTGCTTGAGCTGGTGGGTATAACCGAGCCCGAGAAACGACTCAAAGCTCTGCCACACGAGCTCTCAGGCGGCCAGCGACAGCGCGTGATGATCGCCATGGCCCTGGCCAACGAGCCTGAGCTGCTGATCGCCGACGAACCGACCACCGCACTCGACGTGACGGTACAGCTGAAAATTCTCAAATTGCTCACCGAACTGCAGGCCCGACTGGGCATGGCGCTGCTCCTGATCAGCCACGATCTGAACCTGGTCCGGAGAATTGCGCATCGGGTATGTGTCATGCAGCACGGTCGCATCGTCGAACAAGCGTCATGTGAGGAGCTGTTCCGTTCACCTCAGCATCCGTACACACAAGAATTGCTGGGTGCCGAGCCCAGTGGCGGCCCGGTGGACAACGTTGCTGGCGCGCCGCTGCTCGAAGTCGATGACTTGCGGGTGTGGTTTCCGATCAAGAAAGGCCTGTTCAAAAAAACCGTCGATCATGTCAAAGCAGTCGATGGCATCACCTTCAGCCTGCCCCAAGGGCATACCTTGGGGATTGTCGGTGAAAGCGGCTCGGGCAAATCGACGCTGGGTCTGGCGATTCTTCGGCTGATAGGTAGCAAGGGCGCCATACGGTTTCAAGGCAAAACGCTAGACTGCCTGACGCAAAAGGAGATTCGTCCGCTGCGTCGGCAAATGCAGGTGGTGTTTCAGGACCCTTTCGGCAGCCTGAGCCCCCGCATGTGCGTAGGCGAAATTGTGGGTGAGGGCCTGCGTATCCATGGCATGGGCACAGAGGCTGAACAGGAACTCGCCATCATCGAAGCGCTCAAGGAGGTAGGCCTGGACCCGGAAACCCGGTACCGCTACCCTCACGAATTTTCCGGCGGGCAACGGCAGAGAATCGCCATTGCCCGGGCATTAGTGTTAAAACCGGCGCTGATTGTGCTGGACGAGCCCACCTCGGCGCTCGACCGGACCGTTCAGCGCCAAGTGGTGGAGCTACTGCGCTCACTGCAAAAAAAGTACAACCTGACCTATTTGTTTATCAGCCATGACCTGGCGGTAGTCAAAGCGCTTAGCCACCAGCTTATGGTGGTCAAGCAGGGGAAAGTCGTTGAACAGGGTGCGGCGCGCAGCATTTTTGCCGCACCGCAACATACCTATACACAGCAGCTGCTGGAAGCCGCCTTTTTGGCACCGGTAGCTGTCGATTAA
- a CDS encoding ABC transporter permease, translating into MTLSPLNRRRFERFKANKRGWWSLWLFLVLFGLSLGAELIANDKPLAVHYDGEWYFPVFKRYPETVFGGEFPLEANYKSPYIKELLAAKDGWTLWAPIPYSYQSINYDLKVPAPGPPSRENYFGTDDQGRDVLARVIYGFRISVLFALTLTVLSSIIGVIAGALQGFYGGWVDLLGQRFLEVWSGLPVLYLLIILASFVQPNFWWLLGIMLLFSWMSLVDVVRAEFLRGRNLEYVRAARALGMQNGAIMYRHILPNAMVSTMTFMPFILTGAIGTLTALDFLGFGLPAGSPSLGELVAQGKSNLQAPWLGISAFAVLALMLSLLVFIGESARDAFDPRK; encoded by the coding sequence ATGACCCTCTCCCCTCTCAATCGCCGACGCTTCGAGCGCTTCAAGGCCAACAAGCGCGGATGGTGGTCACTGTGGTTGTTCCTGGTTCTGTTCGGCCTGAGCCTGGGCGCCGAACTGATCGCCAACGACAAGCCGCTGGCCGTGCACTATGACGGCGAGTGGTATTTCCCGGTATTCAAGCGCTATCCCGAAACGGTCTTCGGCGGCGAATTTCCGCTGGAAGCCAATTACAAAAGCCCCTACATCAAGGAACTGCTGGCAGCGAAGGACGGCTGGACCCTGTGGGCACCGATCCCCTACAGCTACCAGAGCATCAATTACGACCTGAAAGTCCCGGCCCCTGGCCCGCCGTCGCGGGAGAACTACTTCGGCACCGACGATCAGGGCCGCGATGTGTTGGCACGGGTCATCTATGGCTTCCGCATTTCCGTGCTGTTTGCACTGACCTTGACCGTACTCAGTTCGATCATTGGCGTCATCGCGGGCGCCCTGCAGGGTTTTTATGGTGGTTGGGTGGATCTGCTGGGGCAACGTTTCCTGGAAGTCTGGTCCGGGCTGCCGGTGTTGTACCTGCTGATCATTCTGGCCAGCTTCGTCCAGCCTAATTTCTGGTGGCTGCTGGGCATCATGCTGCTGTTTTCATGGATGAGCCTGGTGGACGTGGTACGCGCCGAGTTCTTGCGGGGGCGCAACCTGGAATATGTGCGCGCCGCACGGGCCCTGGGCATGCAAAACGGGGCGATCATGTACCGCCACATCCTGCCCAACGCCATGGTCTCGACCATGACCTTCATGCCGTTCATTCTCACGGGCGCTATCGGCACCCTGACCGCCCTGGACTTCCTCGGTTTCGGCTTGCCAGCAGGCTCCCCGTCGCTGGGTGAATTGGTGGCCCAAGGCAAATCCAACCTCCAGGCCCCTTGGCTTGGGATCAGCGCCTTTGCCGTGCTGGCCCTGATGCTCAGCCTTCTCGTGTTCATTGGCGAATCCGCCCGCGACGCTTTCGACCCAAGGAAATGA
- a CDS encoding microcin C ABC transporter permease YejB: protein MLAYIFRRLLLIIPTLFGILLINFVIIQAAPGGPVEQMIAKIEGFDGATSRIAGGGAEVSVAGSSYRGAQGLDPALVKEIEHLYGFDKSAPERLWIMIKNYATLDFGDSFFRDAKVIDLIIEKMPVSISLGLWSTLIMYLVSIPLGIAKATRHGSHFDVWTSSAIIVGYAIPAFLFAILLIVVFAGGSYFDWFPLRGLTSNNFSELSWGGKVFDYFWHLTLPVTALVIGNFATMTLLTKNSFLDEIGKQYVITAKAKGLSQHRVLYGHVFRNAMLLVIAGFPSAFISIFFTGSLLVEVIFSLDGLGLMSFEAAINRDYPVVFGTLFLFTLLGLVVKLIGDITYTLVDPRIDFESREN, encoded by the coding sequence ATGCTGGCTTATATTTTTCGGCGTTTGCTGCTGATCATTCCGACGTTGTTCGGCATTTTGCTGATCAATTTCGTGATCATCCAGGCAGCGCCCGGCGGTCCGGTGGAGCAGATGATCGCCAAGATCGAGGGCTTCGATGGCGCAACCAGTCGCATTGCGGGCGGTGGCGCAGAGGTGTCGGTGGCAGGCTCCAGTTATCGCGGTGCGCAAGGGCTTGATCCAGCGCTGGTGAAGGAAATCGAGCACCTGTATGGCTTCGACAAGTCAGCACCCGAACGCCTGTGGATCATGATCAAGAACTACGCCACGCTGGATTTTGGCGACAGTTTTTTCCGCGATGCCAAAGTGATCGATCTGATTATCGAGAAGATGCCGGTGTCCATTTCCCTTGGACTGTGGAGCACCTTAATCATGTACCTGGTATCGATCCCGCTGGGGATTGCCAAGGCGACACGTCACGGTAGCCACTTCGATGTCTGGACCAGCTCGGCGATCATCGTCGGGTACGCCATTCCGGCCTTTCTGTTTGCCATCCTGCTGATCGTGGTGTTCGCTGGCGGTAGCTATTTCGACTGGTTCCCCTTGCGCGGCCTGACCTCGAACAACTTCTCCGAGCTGAGCTGGGGCGGTAAAGTGTTCGATTACTTCTGGCACCTGACGTTGCCCGTCACCGCACTGGTGATCGGCAACTTCGCGACCATGACCCTGCTGACCAAAAACAGCTTTCTCGACGAGATCGGCAAGCAGTACGTCATCACCGCCAAAGCCAAGGGCCTGAGCCAGCATCGTGTGCTGTACGGCCATGTGTTTCGTAACGCCATGCTGTTGGTGATCGCGGGGTTCCCTTCGGCCTTTATCAGCATCTTCTTCACCGGCTCGCTGCTGGTGGAAGTGATCTTCTCCCTCGACGGCTTGGGCTTGATGAGTTTCGAGGCGGCCATCAACCGCGACTATCCGGTGGTCTTCGGTACTTTGTTTCTTTTTACCCTGCTCGGGCTGGTGGTGAAATTGATCGGTGACATCACGTATACGCTGGTCGATCCACGTATCGACTTCGAAAGCAGGGAGAATTGA
- a CDS encoding extracellular solute-binding protein, translated as MIAMRSLLMRASGMLLMGVACIALAAPEHAVTLYNEAPKYPANFKHFDYVNQDAPKGGSFRQAGFGSFDSLNPFINKGVPADDIGMIYDTLTRHSLDEPFTEYGLIAGKIEKAPDNSWVRFYLRPEAHFHDGHPIRAEDVVFSFQTLIKNGAPMYRGYYADVDQVIAEDPLRVLFKFKSSNNRELPLILGQLPVLPKHWWENRDFAKGNLEIPLGSGPYKVAEVKAGRSIRYERVKDYWGKDLPVNRGFYNFDTLSIDYYRDNTVALEALKAGQFDYWLETSAKNWATAYNTPAVNAGRLIKEEIPNGNPTGMQGFVFNLRRPIFQDVRVREALNLLLDFQWTNKQLFNGAYTRTKSYFDNSDMASSGLPSKDELAVLEPLRGTIPDRVFTDEFKLPVTDASGMIRPQQRKAFQLLQEAGWRIVGDKMVDAQGKPVTLEFLLAQTEFERILLPFKRNLSDLGIDLVLRRVDVSQYVNRLRSRDFDLIVSGFPQSSSPGNEQREYWHSSSAEKPGSRNFIGLKDPAIDSLVDGLIDADSRQSLITHARALDRVLLWGYYVIPNWHIKTWRVAYWDHIGHPKVTPLFDVATSTWWIKPDAKPANPAQPPEQAEPASVEQ; from the coding sequence ATGATTGCTATGCGCTCCCTGCTGATGCGGGCCAGCGGCATGTTGCTGATGGGCGTGGCCTGCATAGCCCTGGCCGCCCCCGAACACGCAGTGACCCTGTACAACGAGGCGCCGAAATACCCCGCCAATTTCAAACATTTCGATTACGTCAATCAGGACGCCCCCAAGGGCGGCAGCTTTCGTCAGGCCGGCTTTGGCAGTTTCGACAGCCTCAACCCCTTTATCAATAAAGGCGTGCCAGCTGACGACATCGGCATGATTTACGACACCCTGACCCGCCATAGTCTGGATGAGCCCTTTACCGAATACGGCCTGATTGCCGGCAAAATCGAAAAAGCGCCGGACAATAGCTGGGTGCGCTTCTATTTGCGCCCCGAAGCCCACTTCCACGATGGTCACCCCATCCGTGCCGAAGACGTGGTATTCAGCTTCCAGACCCTGATCAAGAACGGTGCCCCGATGTATCGCGGCTACTATGCAGACGTTGATCAGGTCATCGCCGAAGACCCTCTGCGCGTGCTGTTCAAGTTCAAAAGCAGCAACAACCGCGAGTTGCCACTGATCCTCGGCCAACTGCCGGTCCTGCCCAAGCACTGGTGGGAAAATCGCGACTTCGCCAAAGGCAATCTGGAAATCCCGTTAGGCAGCGGCCCGTACAAGGTGGCCGAAGTCAAAGCCGGGCGCTCGATCCGTTACGAACGGGTCAAGGACTACTGGGGCAAAGACCTGCCGGTTAACCGTGGTTTTTACAACTTCGACACCCTGTCCATCGATTACTATCGAGACAATACCGTTGCCCTTGAAGCACTCAAAGCCGGGCAATTCGATTATTGGCTCGAAACCAGCGCCAAGAACTGGGCCACGGCTTACAACACGCCTGCCGTCAACGCCGGTCGGTTGATCAAGGAAGAAATCCCCAACGGCAACCCTACCGGCATGCAGGGGTTTGTCTTCAACCTGCGGCGTCCGATATTTCAAGACGTGCGGGTGCGTGAAGCATTGAACCTGCTGCTGGATTTCCAGTGGACCAACAAGCAACTGTTCAATGGCGCCTACACCCGGACCAAAAGCTACTTCGATAATTCGGACATGGCCTCCAGCGGCTTGCCGAGTAAAGACGAACTGGCCGTACTCGAGCCGTTGCGCGGCACCATTCCTGACCGGGTGTTCACTGACGAGTTCAAGCTGCCGGTCACCGATGCCAGCGGCATGATTCGCCCACAACAGCGTAAAGCCTTTCAGCTGCTGCAAGAGGCCGGCTGGAGGATCGTCGGCGACAAGATGGTCGACGCCCAAGGCAAGCCAGTGACCCTCGAGTTCTTGTTGGCGCAGACCGAATTCGAACGCATCCTGCTGCCTTTCAAGCGCAACCTCAGCGACCTCGGCATCGATCTGGTGCTGCGTCGGGTCGACGTCTCGCAATACGTAAACCGCCTGCGTTCGCGTGACTTCGACCTGATTGTCAGCGGCTTTCCGCAATCCAGTTCACCGGGCAACGAACAACGCGAGTATTGGCACTCCTCCAGCGCCGAGAAGCCGGGCAGCCGCAATTTCATCGGACTCAAAGACCCGGCCATCGATAGCCTGGTCGACGGACTGATCGATGCCGACTCGCGGCAAAGCCTGATCACCCACGCCCGTGCGCTGGACCGTGTGCTGCTTTGGGGCTACTACGTGATCCCCAACTGGCACATCAAAACCTGGCGTGTGGCGTACTGGGACCATATCGGTCATCCCAAGGTGACACCGCTGTTCGACGTCGCTACCTCGACCTGGTGGATAAAACCCGACGCCAAACCGGCCAACCCTGCACAACCCCCTGAGCAAGCCGAGCCGGCGAGCGTGGAGCAATAA
- a CDS encoding extracellular solute-binding protein: protein MIRLLLLFTLVLSFSAGATISESHGYAQFGVLKYPASFTHFDWVNPEAPKGGTLRMMAFGTFDTLNPYTFKGSSPISTPNFLQYGVNELNEPLMVGTGQYDPSGDEPTSSYGLIAQTVEYSEDRSWVVFNLRPQARFHDGKPITAYDVAFSYRLLLKEGHPQYRTALQEVQRVDILGRHRIRFVFKRAGNPLLILRLGELPVLPQHYWKDRDFKATTFEPPVGSGPYRITKVQPGRQLVFERVKDWWGKDLAVNRGKYNFDRVNVEFYRDSDVAFEAFKAGEFDIYIEHQAKNWSNGYNFPAIARGDVIKAQIPHKIPTQTQGLFMNSRRGTFSDVKVREALGLMFNFEWTNRALFSDAYTRSASYYPNSEFSATGLPSGHEWLMLSPWRDQLPPNLFTQPFSVSKTEGGDIPRETLRKALGLFAEAGWKLSDQRLLNRNGQPLRFEILLVNPNLERILQPYIEDLSRLGIDARLRTVDRAQYKQRLDQFDFDMILMTLNQSLSPGLEQWQYFHSSQAGIKGSKNYAGVSSPVVDSLLDQLLAAQSRDEQIAAARALDRVLLWQQYCIPNWYLDYHRLAYRNRFAQVTTPTYTLGLRAWWLKPSEKTQ from the coding sequence TTGATACGCCTCCTCCTGTTATTCACCTTGGTCTTGAGCTTTTCCGCAGGCGCAACCATCAGCGAAAGCCATGGTTACGCGCAGTTCGGTGTGCTCAAGTACCCAGCCAGCTTTACCCATTTCGACTGGGTCAATCCCGAGGCGCCGAAAGGCGGTACCTTGCGGATGATGGCATTTGGCACTTTCGATACGCTCAACCCTTACACGTTCAAGGGCAGCAGTCCGATTTCGACGCCAAATTTTCTGCAATACGGGGTCAACGAGCTCAACGAACCGTTGATGGTCGGCACCGGTCAGTACGACCCGTCCGGTGATGAGCCGACCTCCAGCTACGGCCTGATCGCGCAAACCGTCGAATACAGCGAAGACCGCAGTTGGGTGGTCTTCAACCTGCGCCCGCAGGCGCGTTTCCATGATGGCAAACCAATCACCGCGTATGACGTTGCGTTCTCCTATCGGTTACTGCTCAAGGAAGGTCATCCGCAATACCGCACTGCCCTGCAGGAAGTGCAGCGGGTCGACATTCTTGGTCGCCATCGCATCCGCTTCGTCTTCAAGCGTGCCGGCAACCCCTTGCTCATCCTGCGTCTCGGCGAACTGCCGGTATTGCCGCAGCACTACTGGAAAGATCGCGATTTCAAAGCCACCACCTTCGAACCACCCGTGGGCAGTGGTCCTTACCGGATTACCAAGGTGCAACCCGGACGGCAACTGGTGTTTGAGCGGGTCAAGGACTGGTGGGGCAAAGATCTGGCGGTGAACCGTGGCAAGTACAACTTCGATCGGGTCAACGTGGAGTTCTACCGCGACAGCGATGTGGCATTCGAAGCATTCAAGGCTGGTGAGTTCGACATCTACATCGAGCATCAGGCCAAAAACTGGTCCAACGGATACAACTTTCCGGCGATCGCCCGTGGCGACGTGATCAAAGCGCAGATCCCGCACAAGATTCCAACCCAGACCCAAGGGCTGTTCATGAACTCCCGGCGCGGCACCTTCTCGGACGTCAAGGTGCGCGAAGCGCTGGGGCTGATGTTCAATTTCGAGTGGACCAATCGCGCGCTATTCAGTGACGCCTACACCCGCTCGGCGAGCTACTACCCTAACAGCGAGTTCTCAGCCACCGGCCTGCCGTCAGGTCACGAGTGGCTGATGCTGTCGCCCTGGCGTGATCAGTTGCCGCCGAACCTGTTCACCCAGCCGTTTAGTGTGTCTAAAACCGAGGGGGGTGATATTCCCCGGGAAACCCTGCGCAAAGCGCTCGGGCTGTTTGCCGAAGCGGGCTGGAAGTTGTCGGATCAGCGGTTACTCAATCGCAACGGGCAGCCCTTGCGCTTCGAAATATTGCTGGTCAATCCCAACCTTGAGCGGATTCTGCAGCCTTACATTGAGGACCTCTCTCGCCTCGGGATCGACGCTCGCTTACGGACGGTAGATCGCGCCCAATACAAGCAGCGCCTGGACCAGTTCGATTTCGATATGATCTTGATGACCTTGAACCAGAGCCTCAGCCCCGGTCTTGAGCAATGGCAGTACTTTCACTCCAGTCAGGCTGGAATCAAAGGCAGCAAGAATTACGCAGGCGTATCCAGCCCGGTGGTCGACAGCCTGCTCGATCAATTGCTGGCGGCACAATCACGCGACGAACAAATCGCCGCAGCCCGTGCCTTGGACCGGGTGTTGCTTTGGCAGCAGTACTGCATCCCAAACTGGTACCTCGATTATCATCGCCTGGCGTACCGCAACCGGTTCGCCCAGGTCACCACCCCAACCTACACTCTGGGTTTGCGTGCGTGGTGGCTCAAGCCTTCGGAGAAAACCCAATGA